From Carya illinoinensis cultivar Pawnee chromosome 5, C.illinoinensisPawnee_v1, whole genome shotgun sequence, one genomic window encodes:
- the LOC122311466 gene encoding uncharacterized protein LOC122311466 isoform X1, with protein sequence MTRSGVSLLPAGLTAVIVLVLLVHQTFGVKDGDHCATSCGNIHNISYPFRLRGQPANCGNRRFNLSCEDNQAVLYLFGGKYSVQEIDYSNQTIRVVESGIQKDNYSSIPRYFLNPYNFYAPDAPPYYLFSYLNPSAVAFLKCEKPILNPGIYLNKSTCFESGVYSASNSTNNLTQSKLGFDYVTYGWTKASDVVDESCQVEQIVWTSEQGQLPDDDERNFSCTDYHNKLAYGFQLTWFPMDCINRCGDWVYCSVDPNGTVVYSDDGSCIGLPKEIFWLYKGTTALTGFRGILRTLNKAIQEKFFHQSGKNP encoded by the exons atgacgAGATCAGGTGTGTCGCTCCTCCCTGCAGGACTCACCGCCGTTATTGTTCTAGTACTGCTAGTCCATCAAACTTTCGGCGTTAAGGACGGTGATCACTGTGCTACTTCCTGCGGCAATATCCACAACATAAGTTATCCGTTTCGATTGAGAGGCCAACCAGCAAACTGCGGCAACCGAAGGTTTAATCTGTCATGTGAGGACAATCAAGCTGTGCTATACTTATTTGGCGGAAAATATTCCGTACAGGAAATCGATTACAGTAACCAAACAATACGAGTTGTGGAATCGGGTATTCAGAAGGATAATTACTCCTCTATCCCTCGTTATTTTCTTAATCCCTACAATTTCTATGCACCCGATGCTCCTCCATATTATCTGTTCTCTTATCTGAACCCGAGTGCGGTGGCTTTTTTGAAGTGTGAAAAACCAATATTGAATCCTGGGATCTATCTGAACAAATCTACCTGCTTTGAGAGTGGAGTGTATTCCGCGTCCAACTCTACTAATAATTTGACCCAATCCAAGCTGGGGTTTGATTATGTTACATATGGGTGGACGAAAGCAAGCGATGTTGTGGATGAATCGTGCCAAGTAGAGCAGATTGTTTGGACATCGGAGCAAGGCCAATTACCAGATGATGATGAAAGAAACTTCTCCTGTACAGACTACCACAACAAATTGGCCTATGGTTTTCAGCTTACATGGTTCCCTATGGATTGTATTAATAGGTGTGGCGATTGGGTTTATTGCAGCGTTGACCCGAATGGCACAGTAGTCTATAGCGACGACGGATCATGTATTG GACTccctaaagaaatattttggttATACAAAG GTACCACGGCATTAACAGGATTCCGCGGCATACTACGTACTTTAAACAAGG CTATTCAAGAAAAGTTTTTCCATCAGAGCGGTAAGAATCCATAA
- the LOC122311464 gene encoding rust resistance kinase Lr10-like, translating to MPDVNVLLFFINAVYNYYNEGDYQLRSYLYRRDRVLSVQLMIILIDFGLYHGAKIILATPFVLAFLIYKWRRRHLSMYNAIEEFLQKHNDLVPIRYSYSEVKKMTKGFKDKLGEGGYGTVFKGTLRSGQLVAVKMLGKSKANGQEFISEVATIGTIHHVNIVQLIGFCVEGSKRALVYEFMSNGSLNKYIFSQEGSILLSFEKMHDIALGVARGIKYLHEGCEMQILHFDIKPHNILLDENLTPKVSDFGLARLFSVDDSIVSLTTVRGTLGYMAPELCYQNIGGISYKADVYSFGMLLMDMTGRRRNLNTFADHSSETYFPTCVYDELHNENGIEIEDAIEEEKKMTKKMIIVALWCIQMKPNDRPSMNKVIEMLEGDIECLQIPPKPFSSLSERYIQSDIEESSNQSWSSIQSSELSQCTQSSMQFN from the exons ATGCCTGATGTTAACgttcttcttttcttcatcaATGCAGTATACAATTATTATAATGAAGGCGATTATCAGCTCAGAAGTTATTTATATAGACGTGACAGAG TACTTTCAGTCCAACTAATGATCATTCTCATCGACTTCG GACTATACCATGGAGCAAAAATTATACTGGCGACTCCATTTGTGCTTGCATTCTTGATATATAAGTGGCGTAGGAGACATTTATCAATGTATAATGCCATTGAAGAATTTTTGCAAAAACACAATGATCTCGTGCCAATAAGGTACTCTTACTCAGAAGTAAAGAAGAtgaccaaaggttttaaggatAAACTGGGTGAAGGTGGTTATGGCACTGTCTTTAAAGGAACACTTCGAAGTGGCCAACTTGTAGCTGTAAAAATGTTGGGTAAATCCAAAGCTAATGGCCAAGAATTTATCAGCGAAGTTGCTACCATTGGAACGATTCACCATGTTAATATAGTGCAACTCATTGGCTTTTGCGTTGAAGGATCAAAGCGTGCTCTTGTATATGAATTTATGTCCAACGGATCTctcaataaatacattttttcacAAGAAGGAAGTATTCTTCTAAGCTTTGAAAAAATGCATGATATTGCTCTTGGAGTAGCTCGTGGCATTAAATATTTACATGAAGGTTGTGAAATGCAAATTTTGCATTTCGATATCAAGCCTCACAACATTCTTCTCGACGAGAATCTTACACCTAAGGTCTCAGACTTTGGCTTGGCAAGACTTTTTTCAGTAGATGATAGCATTGTTTCTTTGACTACTGTAAGGGGGACATTGGGATACATGGCTCCTGAGTTGTGCTATCAAAATATTGGGGGCATCTCATATAAAGCtgatgtttatagttttggaatGTTATTGATGGACATGACAGGTAGACGAAGGAACTTGAATACATTTGCAGATCATTCTAGTGAAACCTACTTCCCTACTTGTGTCTATGATGAGTTGCACAATGAAAATGGTATAGAAATAGAAGATGCCAtcgaggaggaaaagaaaatgactaAGAAGATGATCATAGTTGCATTGTGGTGTATACAAATGAAACCTAATGATCGTCCTTCAATGAACAAAGTCATAGAAATGCTTGAAGGAGATATTGAATGTTTACAAATACCTCCAAAGCCTTTCTCATCATTATCAGAAAGATACATACAATCAGACATTGAAGAAAGTTCAAATCAGTCTTGGTCATCAATTCAATCGAGCGAATTGAGTCAATGTACACAATCGTCAATGCAATTTAACTGA
- the LOC122311466 gene encoding uncharacterized protein LOC122311466 isoform X2: MTRSGVSLLPAGLTAVIVLVLLVHQTFGVKDGDHCATSCGNIHNISYPFRLRGQPANCGNRRFNLSCEDNQAVLYLFGGKYSVQEIDYSNQTIRVVESGIQKDNYSSIPRYFLNPYNFYAPDAPPYYLFSYLNPSAVAFLKCEKPILNPGIYLNKSTCFESGVYSASNSTNNLTQSKLGFDYVTYGWTKASDVVDESCQVEQIVWTSEQGQLPDDDERNFSCTDYHNKLAYGFQLTWFPMDCINRCGDWVYCSVDPNGTVVYSDDGSCIGLPKEIFWLYKGFRGILRTLNKAIQEKFFHQSGKNP; this comes from the exons atgacgAGATCAGGTGTGTCGCTCCTCCCTGCAGGACTCACCGCCGTTATTGTTCTAGTACTGCTAGTCCATCAAACTTTCGGCGTTAAGGACGGTGATCACTGTGCTACTTCCTGCGGCAATATCCACAACATAAGTTATCCGTTTCGATTGAGAGGCCAACCAGCAAACTGCGGCAACCGAAGGTTTAATCTGTCATGTGAGGACAATCAAGCTGTGCTATACTTATTTGGCGGAAAATATTCCGTACAGGAAATCGATTACAGTAACCAAACAATACGAGTTGTGGAATCGGGTATTCAGAAGGATAATTACTCCTCTATCCCTCGTTATTTTCTTAATCCCTACAATTTCTATGCACCCGATGCTCCTCCATATTATCTGTTCTCTTATCTGAACCCGAGTGCGGTGGCTTTTTTGAAGTGTGAAAAACCAATATTGAATCCTGGGATCTATCTGAACAAATCTACCTGCTTTGAGAGTGGAGTGTATTCCGCGTCCAACTCTACTAATAATTTGACCCAATCCAAGCTGGGGTTTGATTATGTTACATATGGGTGGACGAAAGCAAGCGATGTTGTGGATGAATCGTGCCAAGTAGAGCAGATTGTTTGGACATCGGAGCAAGGCCAATTACCAGATGATGATGAAAGAAACTTCTCCTGTACAGACTACCACAACAAATTGGCCTATGGTTTTCAGCTTACATGGTTCCCTATGGATTGTATTAATAGGTGTGGCGATTGGGTTTATTGCAGCGTTGACCCGAATGGCACAGTAGTCTATAGCGACGACGGATCATGTATTG GACTccctaaagaaatattttggttATACAAAG GATTCCGCGGCATACTACGTACTTTAAACAAGG CTATTCAAGAAAAGTTTTTCCATCAGAGCGGTAAGAATCCATAA